One window of Mauremys mutica isolate MM-2020 ecotype Southern chromosome 20, ASM2049712v1, whole genome shotgun sequence genomic DNA carries:
- the LOC123353371 gene encoding protein phosphatase 1 regulatory subunit 1A-like, translated as MSPRQRKKVPRTTPAMKELQMMVEHHLCKQQAEEEDASMGSQEPHSPGCCHHGNTDPNHSPGGTCPLAQAKTRLESQEGNHAGPDGSEYNMDTQERY; from the exons ATGTCACCCAGACAAAGGAAGAAGGTCCCCCGCACGACCCCCGCCATGAAAG agcTCCAGATGATGGTGGAGCACCACCTGTGCAAGCAGCaggcggaggaggaggatgcCAGCATGGGGAGCCAGGAGCCACACAGCCCTGGGTGCTGCCACCACGGTAACACAGACCCCAACCACAGCCCCGGGGGAACCTGCCCCCTTGCCCAGGCCAAGACCAGGCTGGAGTCTCAGGAGGGTAACCATGCTGGACCAGACGGGAGTGAGTATAACATGGACACGCAGGAAAGATATTAG